A single window of Calditerrivibrio sp. DNA harbors:
- a CDS encoding Do family serine endopeptidase, whose translation MYKITKTALYVLITIIFFNVSLYAKSLPQITDVVKITKESVVNINTTQTIKRKIPNFNFPFGFNPFGDFDPFGSQEHYQEYKSRALGSGFIISPDGYIVTNNHVVEKADEINVKLHNGKEYKAKKVGRDPLTDLALLKIDVEKPDLKPLPLGDSDSLEVGEWVVAIGNPFGLESSYTVGIISAKGRDLGESPYDNFLQTDASINPGNSGGPLVNLKGEVIGINTAIIASGQGLGFAVPVNTLKNLLPQLKTGVVKRGLLGVQHLEELKPEMIKELKLNTSHGVIINGILQGEPADLAGIKVGDIIIAIDGKPMKTPKDVVNYIGNSLPGKVVTIDLIRISVDGKVENLKINVKLAERKDLTFDEREAQPISVSNLTDDEKKNLKLDYGVKVTDVKTNTNIYKAGIRKGDIVLSINNQVIRNEDDFFDIYGKIEKGKYVVMRLYSKKGIKTIGFIKE comes from the coding sequence ATGTACAAAATAACCAAAACAGCTTTATACGTGTTAATTACGATTATTTTTTTTAATGTATCATTGTATGCAAAATCTCTTCCCCAGATAACAGATGTAGTCAAAATAACAAAAGAAAGTGTAGTTAATATCAACACTACCCAAACGATCAAAAGAAAAATACCTAACTTCAATTTCCCATTTGGGTTTAACCCCTTTGGGGATTTTGACCCCTTTGGCAGTCAGGAACATTACCAGGAATACAAATCAAGAGCTCTCGGCTCAGGTTTTATTATATCCCCTGATGGTTATATAGTTACTAACAATCATGTTGTAGAAAAAGCCGATGAAATAAATGTAAAGCTCCACAATGGTAAAGAGTATAAAGCTAAAAAGGTAGGCAGGGACCCACTAACTGATCTTGCTTTATTAAAAATAGATGTAGAAAAACCTGACTTAAAACCACTGCCTTTAGGGGATTCAGATAGCCTCGAAGTGGGTGAATGGGTTGTAGCAATTGGCAACCCTTTTGGTCTTGAATCCTCTTATACAGTAGGGATAATAAGTGCCAAAGGTAGAGATCTGGGTGAAAGCCCTTATGATAACTTCCTACAAACCGATGCCTCCATCAATCCGGGTAATTCCGGAGGTCCACTAGTAAATTTAAAAGGTGAAGTAATTGGTATAAATACAGCCATTATAGCATCTGGGCAAGGACTAGGTTTTGCTGTTCCTGTCAATACCCTTAAGAACCTTTTACCCCAACTAAAAACTGGTGTTGTAAAGAGGGGGCTCTTAGGTGTTCAACACCTTGAAGAACTCAAACCAGAGATGATAAAGGAATTAAAGCTTAATACCTCACATGGGGTAATCATAAATGGGATTTTACAAGGTGAACCGGCAGACTTGGCTGGTATAAAAGTAGGGGATATAATAATAGCAATTGACGGTAAACCGATGAAAACACCCAAAGATGTAGTCAATTACATAGGGAACTCTTTGCCAGGAAAAGTGGTTACCATTGACCTTATTAGGATTAGCGTTGACGGAAAGGTAGAAAATCTAAAGATAAACGTTAAGTTAGCAGAGAGGAAGGATCTGACATTTGATGAAAGAGAAGCCCAACCAATTTCCGTTTCTAACCTTACAGATGATGAAAAAAAGAACTTAAAACTGGATTATGGTGTAAAGGTCACAGATGTTAAAACTAATACTAACATCTACAAAGCTGGTATAAGAAAGGGAGATATAGTCTTGAGTATAAACAACCAGGTTATCCGTAATGAAGATGATTTCTTTGACATCTATGGAAAGATCGAAAAAGGTAAGTATGTTGTCATGAGATTATATTCAAAGAAGGGCATTAAAACCATCGGTTTTATAAAGGAGTAA